The segment GTATAGCCGAATATCCTTTCCGCTGCCAAGTTCCAGTTTTCAACTTCAAAATTGAGGTTCCAGTCGATGACCGCCATCGGTGTTTGCTCTATGTGAAGTGAATTTTTCTTTCTTGATTCGACCAGTTCTTTTTCTATAGCTTTTTGTTCGGACTCATCGCGGCCTATGGCGTATATCGTCCCTTCACTTATATCGGGGTATGCTCTCCACGAAATGCACTTATAGCTTCCATCGCTGCACCTGTACCTATTCTCAAATTTTAAAGTCATCTCCCCTTCTGATAGTTTCCCAACTTCCTTTTTTGTGATTTCTAAATCATCTGGATGTATATAGTAAAAAAAAGGATTCCCTTTTATTTCGGCAAAACTATAACCAAGCAGATCCTCAAAAGCAGGATTAATGTAGGAAAAATATCCTTTGAAATCTGCGATGCAAATCAGGTCGATTGAATTGTTTAAAATCTTATCGCGCTCGGCTACCGCATCGACTTGTTCCGTAATATCGTGGAACATCCATATCCTTCCAACTATTTCATCCCCCCTTTTTTGCGGTTTGGAACGACGCTCTATTACCCTCCCATCCTTGAATTCAAAAGTGTCAAACAGCTCTGCCTCCGGGTCGTCCAGTACCTTGAGCAAGCCTTCCTCGAATTTATCCTTGTTCACAATATGCTTCTTGATACGGCCCAATCTTTCGCTGATATTTCCGCCTACAGCCTGTTTTTCCGTAATGCCATAGATATCCAAAAACCTTTTATTGAATGAAACCGTTTTATTTTCGCTATCCAGAACAAGAATTCCGTCTGCCACTGATTCAAATATTTCTGAAATTAGAGAAAGACTTTTCCTTTGATTATTTTCGGCGTTTTTATAGCTGGTTATATCCCTTATCACACACACAACCGCCTCGGCGTTTCCATTGTCCGATTTTGCAGGGATAAATCTTGATTCGAAATATTTCGTTTCGCCGGGGAGAGCAAATTCCAGCTCTGCTGTAACAGTTTCTTTCTTCTTTAAAGCCTTTTTCAGATTCTTTTCGTATTCAGCGCAAAAATCATCAGGCCACCCGACTTCGCAGGGAGTCTTGCCGATATAAAACTCCGGAGAGTCCTTGAATATCGGCTCCGCTTTTCTGCTAACCATGATGTGGCGAAGTTTTTTGTCGTACTTTGCGACCACCTCAGCGAAGTAGCCAAGTAACCGCTCTATTTCCATATTTTCAGCCATTTATTGATTTGAAATGGTAGAAGTTGCCTCTTTCGCAAAGATGCGAAGGGGATGGAAAGTGTGGTTGAGAAGCCGACCCGCATCCGCAGTTTGGAAAAAAGCGGCGACTCTCCTCAATTTAACCCCCTAAATCAGTTTCACAGCTATCCAAGTAGCCTAGGTTCTTTCGCACTTGCAGCCGTATTAGTAACGCCTCGACTGATTATTAAAAAAAATCACTGGTCTCCCGACCAAGAACCCCTCAACAAGTGTATTAATAAATTCTAGACTTTATCTGGCATCCCTTCCTGAATTTGCCAACACAGAAATATCCTGACACACATTGATATTTCTGCTTACAGATAATACCATATGTACCGATAATAATTCAATTTACAGCCTAGGATATGGCACATTCTATCCGCTTATCAAAGCAGTCACCGCATCTGTTACGCATCCGAAATCGGTTGATTCACGCTTGTCAGGTTTGATCAGGGCATCATGCCAAATAAATTTTGTCACTCTTAGCAATATATGAACTGAAACATATTTTTATTAGAGGGGCGGTCAGTTCGAGAACCAGCAACGGCCACAACCTCGGCGCTCGGCTTAATCCCAATGATTCTCTCCGGCGGGACAGATTCAGAAATTCAGCGACCGCTGACTGTTGTCATCGTGGGAGGCTTATGACTTCAACCTTCCTGACGTTGTTTGTCCTACCTCTACTCTATGGCTGGTTTTCCAAAGGGAAAGTGGTAGACAT is part of the Nitrospinota bacterium genome and harbors:
- a CDS encoding PAS domain S-box protein, which codes for MAENMEIERLLGYFAEVVAKYDKKLRHIMVSRKAEPIFKDSPEFYIGKTPCEVGWPDDFCAEYEKNLKKALKKKETVTAELEFALPGETKYFESRFIPAKSDNGNAEAVVCVIRDITSYKNAENNQRKSLSLISEIFESVADGILVLDSENKTVSFNKRFLDIYGITEKQAVGGNISERLGRIKKHIVNKDKFEEGLLKVLDDPEAELFDTFEFKDGRVIERRSKPQKRGDEIVGRIWMFHDITEQVDAVAERDKILNNSIDLICIADFKGYFSYINPAFEDLLGYSFAEIKGNPFFYYIHPDDLEITKKEVGKLSEGEMTLKFENRYRCSDGSYKCISWRAYPDISEGTIYAIGRDESEQKAIEKELVESRKKNSLHIEQTPMAVIDWNLNFEVENWNLAAERIFGYTSAEAIGRHASFIIPDVSRETVDSVWNGLLSKTGGTRSTNRNVTKEGKIIVCEWYNTPLVDEGGNVVGVASIAQDVTERIYIEEALRKMSVSFSNLEGEEFLNNVAMHLTESLDVDYALIGRLVENNTIKTYGLNRRGEMLDQIVYPLAGTPCEKVLGVSTCCFNYGVAREFPKDALLSEMGIEGYVGTPLFDKEGGALGIIVLLSRKPIENPYIATATLEIFAERVSSEMDRQKAKG